In one Hyphomicrobium sp. 99 genomic region, the following are encoded:
- a CDS encoding tetratricopeptide repeat protein, translating into MSNSELSADYPESEHASTGGDNRADLRAMLDVIAAQLVDADRRHTAALAEMQERINGMGREADALRPRVPEEFAPAFGRIETAMAELAHRLSDPVEAKFGANDKRPVSASARRGSSSNDPYRSSTPMALRSAHNDVHDEFSKRAPGIVDTFDVIGGPSDDAPEPWDRAAANALAELYETDDVNFAPKAHSAANPVAHAQGRAAVSPGIDEAWLDNKFAEIAQGIEQSLAAMRPDNGISQISQRLDQFERQFAKLFEGVATHDDLAAVHLIESHVAEVVNHLVQTQDQLERLNVIEAQLASISHTLADVQGVPADGSSVAPPVAGGLDYDAIARAAAEQTARRMADLRAEDRHSAADELRPLIERLMSQNRQGEEQTAALLDTMQQAMIRLLDRVDSIEFSQQAAATSTVAGSGAYHAGMFGREAVNASETFDDETGGSFDAAFAELPSSKPAIASVLARPRALNEVSEETARQGEKTRQDFVAEARRAKQRLSEQNDVVVGPSVSISTSGPDGALGAPTAGSRPIRPAAVAQKKTSGPSAPSPRLMVIAAVALIALGSLWYTFGFGKAHVGSSSNGQATQSLPSPQANGAGQSGSSDAAKSGPDASAPTKNSDKSADPSLDGSGPRGDLAPTNSEVEKTASDVAPQRTTALPMLGVAVDLDQPVTAAQLEQARRRQAMAAMSGELGNAAARSGDGPAVPASMVPSEAETEGTKSSLTTGSVSTAASSKPAPLDMPAATVGPLSLRLAAANGDPSAEFEVGARLAEGKGTAQSFSDAAKWYQRSADQGFAQSQYRLGTLYERGLGLKPDRAQAAMWYQRAAEQGNIKAMHNLAVLSANQSDQSPDYMTAARWFEEAAQRGLSDSQFNLAVLYENGLGVKRDMSRAFMWLSIAARGGDADAVRRRDILRGKLTADEVTAANKMIAAWKPTQSTRTVNDARTAGEMWKNNPKNGVNG; encoded by the coding sequence ATGTCCAATTCGGAATTGAGCGCTGACTATCCGGAAAGCGAGCACGCGAGCACCGGCGGTGACAATCGCGCCGATCTCAGAGCAATGCTCGATGTGATTGCGGCTCAGCTCGTGGATGCGGACCGTCGCCATACAGCAGCACTCGCTGAAATGCAGGAGCGCATCAACGGAATGGGACGCGAAGCGGATGCGCTGCGTCCTCGCGTGCCGGAAGAGTTCGCGCCAGCGTTTGGGCGGATCGAGACGGCGATGGCCGAACTGGCGCACCGATTGTCGGATCCGGTCGAGGCGAAGTTTGGCGCCAACGATAAGCGCCCGGTTTCCGCCTCCGCGCGACGTGGTTCTTCTTCCAACGATCCCTACAGGTCCTCGACGCCGATGGCGCTTCGCTCAGCTCATAACGACGTGCATGACGAGTTTTCGAAGCGCGCGCCGGGCATCGTCGATACGTTCGACGTAATCGGGGGCCCATCGGACGATGCGCCCGAGCCCTGGGACCGCGCGGCGGCCAATGCCTTGGCCGAGCTGTATGAAACGGACGATGTGAACTTCGCCCCGAAGGCGCATTCCGCCGCCAACCCGGTTGCGCACGCGCAGGGCCGGGCGGCCGTCAGTCCCGGCATCGATGAGGCGTGGCTGGACAACAAGTTCGCCGAGATTGCGCAGGGCATCGAGCAGTCGCTCGCGGCGATGCGACCCGACAACGGCATTTCGCAGATCAGCCAACGACTCGATCAGTTTGAGCGCCAGTTTGCGAAACTGTTCGAGGGTGTCGCTACGCATGACGATCTGGCCGCGGTTCATCTGATCGAGTCGCATGTCGCAGAGGTGGTCAATCATCTCGTGCAGACGCAAGATCAGCTCGAACGGCTGAATGTCATCGAGGCGCAACTTGCGAGCATTTCGCATACGCTCGCCGATGTGCAGGGCGTCCCGGCCGATGGAAGCAGCGTCGCGCCGCCCGTGGCGGGTGGTCTCGATTACGATGCGATCGCACGCGCGGCGGCCGAGCAGACGGCACGGCGCATGGCGGATCTTCGCGCCGAAGATCGCCATTCTGCTGCGGACGAGCTGCGTCCGCTGATCGAGCGGCTGATGTCGCAAAATCGCCAAGGAGAAGAGCAGACGGCGGCTTTGCTCGACACGATGCAGCAAGCCATGATCCGTCTTTTGGATCGTGTGGACTCGATCGAATTCAGCCAACAGGCGGCGGCAACATCGACGGTGGCCGGAAGCGGCGCCTATCATGCGGGTATGTTCGGTCGCGAAGCGGTCAATGCCTCGGAAACGTTCGACGACGAGACCGGTGGGTCATTCGACGCGGCCTTTGCGGAACTCCCGTCTTCGAAGCCTGCTATTGCGTCGGTTCTTGCACGGCCGCGCGCGCTCAATGAAGTGTCTGAAGAAACCGCACGCCAAGGTGAGAAGACCCGCCAGGACTTCGTTGCCGAGGCCCGGCGCGCCAAGCAGCGTCTTTCCGAACAGAATGACGTTGTCGTCGGACCGTCTGTCTCGATTTCAACGTCGGGCCCGGACGGCGCGCTGGGTGCGCCCACCGCGGGCAGCCGGCCCATTCGTCCGGCGGCAGTGGCGCAGAAAAAGACGTCTGGCCCATCGGCGCCGTCGCCACGGCTCATGGTGATTGCCGCGGTTGCTCTCATTGCGCTTGGTAGCCTCTGGTACACGTTCGGATTCGGCAAAGCGCATGTCGGATCGTCATCCAACGGACAAGCGACGCAGTCCCTGCCGTCACCGCAGGCGAACGGCGCTGGGCAAAGCGGGTCGTCGGATGCCGCTAAGTCTGGCCCGGATGCTTCAGCTCCGACGAAGAATTCGGACAAATCGGCTGACCCGTCGCTTGATGGCAGCGGCCCGCGCGGCGATCTCGCTCCCACGAACAGCGAAGTCGAGAAGACTGCATCCGATGTAGCGCCTCAGCGCACCACGGCCTTGCCGATGCTTGGCGTAGCTGTCGATCTCGATCAGCCGGTTACGGCGGCGCAGCTCGAGCAAGCGAGACGCCGTCAGGCCATGGCCGCGATGTCGGGCGAGCTTGGCAACGCGGCGGCGAGGTCTGGCGACGGCCCCGCTGTTCCCGCGTCGATGGTGCCGAGTGAAGCAGAAACGGAAGGCACGAAATCCAGCTTGACGACGGGATCGGTCTCGACGGCCGCTTCGTCGAAGCCAGCGCCGCTCGATATGCCGGCCGCGACGGTCGGTCCGTTGTCGCTGCGTCTCGCGGCGGCGAATGGCGATCCTTCGGCGGAGTTCGAAGTGGGCGCGCGTCTCGCGGAAGGCAAAGGTACGGCACAAAGCTTCTCGGATGCCGCTAAGTGGTATCAGCGTTCGGCGGATCAGGGTTTTGCGCAATCTCAGTACCGTCTCGGCACACTCTATGAGCGTGGGCTCGGGCTGAAGCCAGACCGGGCGCAGGCGGCGATGTGGTATCAGCGCGCGGCGGAGCAGGGCAACATCAAGGCGATGCATAATCTTGCCGTGCTCAGCGCCAATCAAAGCGATCAATCGCCCGACTATATGACGGCGGCGCGGTGGTTCGAGGAAGCCGCGCAGCGCGGTCTCTCCGACAGCCAATTCAATCTCGCGGTGCTTTATGAAAACGGCCTCGGCGTGAAGCGGGACATGAGCCGCGCGTTCATGTGGCTTTCGATCGCGGCTCGTGGCGGCGACGCGGATGCCGTCAGGCGCCGCGACATCCTTCGCGGCAAGCTGACTGCCGACGAGGTGACGGCTGCCAACAAGATGATCGCGGCTTGGAAGCCCACGCAGTCGACGCGCACGGTGAACGACGCACGGACGGCGGGCGAAATGTGGAAGAACAACCCGAAGAACGGCGTCAACGGCTAA
- the pip gene encoding prolyl aminopeptidase yields the protein MTVRDRLDLYPPLAPYREHRLPVGGGHTLYVEECGNPDGQPVIILHGGPGGGSNPTMRRFHDPERYRIVLFDQRGCGRSTPNASLDNNTTPDLVADIERIRIELGIGRFQLFGGSWGSTLALAYAETHPERVSAMILRGIFLLTQAELRWFYQDGCSWIYPEAFAEFQRIIPPDERSDMIAAYHRRLTSPDLSVRYAAARAWSIWEGTTLSLIPEPERVARFGADHYALAFARIESHYFVNAGFLRRDGELLLEADRLKDIPGVIVHGRYDVVTPVKNAVLLNKAWPGSDLRVVADAGHAMTEPGIVHELIRATRKFSSGRSA from the coding sequence ATGACCGTCCGCGATCGATTGGATCTCTATCCGCCTCTCGCGCCTTATCGCGAGCATCGGCTGCCGGTTGGCGGTGGGCATACGCTGTACGTCGAGGAATGCGGTAATCCGGACGGGCAGCCCGTCATCATCCTGCACGGCGGACCGGGCGGTGGCAGCAATCCGACCATGCGGCGCTTTCACGACCCCGAGCGATACCGCATCGTGCTCTTCGATCAGCGCGGTTGCGGCCGCTCGACACCGAACGCGTCGCTCGATAACAACACAACGCCGGATCTCGTCGCGGATATCGAACGCATTCGGATCGAACTTGGTATCGGGCGTTTCCAGCTTTTCGGCGGGTCGTGGGGATCGACGCTCGCGCTCGCGTATGCGGAGACGCATCCCGAACGCGTGAGCGCGATGATCCTGCGCGGCATCTTCCTGCTGACGCAGGCCGAGCTGCGTTGGTTCTATCAAGACGGCTGCAGCTGGATCTATCCGGAAGCTTTCGCGGAATTTCAGCGGATCATCCCACCTGACGAACGCAGCGATATGATCGCAGCTTATCATCGCCGTTTGACATCTCCAGATCTCAGCGTGCGCTATGCTGCGGCCCGCGCCTGGAGCATCTGGGAAGGCACGACGCTTTCCCTCATTCCCGAGCCAGAGCGCGTCGCGCGCTTTGGAGCAGATCACTATGCTCTGGCATTTGCGCGTATCGAGAGCCACTATTTCGTCAACGCAGGATTTTTACGCCGCGACGGCGAACTGCTGCTTGAGGCCGACCGGTTGAAGGATATCCCGGGTGTCATTGTGCACGGGCGCTACGATGTCGTGACGCCCGTGAAGAACGCGGTCCTTCTCAACAAGGCATGGCCCGGTTCGGATTTGCGCGTCGTCGCCGATGCCGGGCATGCGATGACGGAACCCGGCATCGTTCATGAGCTTATTCGCGCAACGCGGAAGTTTTCGTCGGGACGCTCGGCATAG
- a CDS encoding cation acetate symporter, translating to MAFGARARMVNPRLGTYFSIFAALYTALFLLVLIFEQLSLDDHLLRLAIFAGPILIYGAMGLSVATNETLCFFAAGRRVPAAYTGLLLAASALGGTLIVAGTGAFFFAGFDALVLLIGMLTGFVIMAIALAPFYRKFGAFTVPSYLGRRFESRSLRVVTAAVAAVPMLLVLSAELRMGGSIAENLIGGSQSGLICLIALTIAISTAGGGKRSFTWSGVAQSIALFLALLAVATTVSVIVTSLPIPQLANGPMVRGLVRNEVNEGLQLVRVWPLAFQLPPEGFSLLTKPYTQPFGAIGPLAFIIGTFAIATGISTAPWLLPRVAASPGVYEARKSLGWAVVFSGLALLTISSVAVFMRDFTLDAVRAERLGPLPQWLFQAAANHFVAFDQAATKLGFDGLKFDRDGVLFSLPIAVGLPSAFVYLLLAGALAAALVTASATTVSLATVLGEDVVQGMSWEPPSPSNRVWVVRGFIGVVAMCGAALSIAAPTDPLRLVLWALSITGASLFPVMLLSIWWKRLTVGGAIAGVISGFVAASLAILMSEMGTLSTPSPIAGILGLPVSFGLALMTSMMRPEANRHALAIVRDMRVPGGEIIYDREMQRLQLRKHART from the coding sequence ATGGCGTTCGGCGCACGTGCGAGGATGGTCAATCCCCGCCTCGGCACGTATTTCAGCATCTTCGCGGCTCTCTACACCGCGCTCTTTCTGCTCGTTTTGATTTTCGAGCAGCTCAGTCTCGATGACCATCTTCTGAGATTGGCGATCTTCGCCGGGCCCATTCTCATCTATGGCGCGATGGGGCTATCTGTTGCGACGAACGAGACGCTTTGCTTTTTTGCAGCGGGGCGTCGCGTGCCGGCTGCCTACACAGGGCTGCTGCTGGCGGCGTCCGCGCTTGGCGGGACTTTGATCGTCGCTGGAACGGGGGCGTTCTTTTTCGCCGGATTCGATGCGCTCGTGCTGCTGATCGGCATGCTCACCGGCTTTGTCATCATGGCAATTGCGCTTGCGCCCTTTTATCGAAAGTTCGGCGCCTTCACGGTTCCGAGCTATCTCGGGCGACGTTTCGAGAGCCGGTCTCTCAGGGTGGTGACAGCCGCCGTCGCTGCCGTTCCGATGCTTTTGGTTCTCTCTGCCGAACTTCGGATGGGTGGCAGTATCGCCGAAAATCTGATCGGCGGCAGCCAAAGCGGTCTCATCTGTCTTATCGCGCTGACCATTGCGATCTCCACCGCCGGCGGTGGCAAGCGCTCGTTCACATGGTCGGGCGTGGCGCAATCGATTGCCCTTTTCCTGGCGTTGCTGGCGGTCGCGACGACCGTCAGCGTCATCGTGACGAGCCTGCCGATCCCGCAGCTCGCCAATGGGCCGATGGTGCGCGGGCTGGTGCGCAATGAGGTGAACGAGGGTTTGCAACTGGTTCGTGTCTGGCCGTTGGCCTTTCAGCTGCCGCCCGAAGGCTTCTCGCTGCTGACGAAGCCTTATACCCAACCGTTTGGGGCGATTGGTCCGTTGGCCTTCATCATCGGGACGTTTGCGATCGCGACGGGCATCAGCACGGCTCCCTGGCTGTTGCCGCGGGTCGCCGCGTCACCTGGAGTTTATGAAGCGCGGAAGTCTCTCGGCTGGGCGGTCGTGTTTTCGGGGCTCGCACTGCTGACGATCTCATCGGTCGCAGTGTTCATGCGCGATTTCACGCTCGATGCGGTGAGGGCAGAGCGGCTCGGACCATTGCCGCAATGGCTGTTTCAAGCGGCGGCCAACCATTTCGTCGCTTTCGATCAGGCTGCTACGAAGCTTGGCTTCGACGGCTTGAAGTTCGATCGGGACGGCGTTCTCTTCTCTCTTCCGATCGCGGTCGGGTTGCCTTCGGCTTTTGTGTACCTTCTGCTTGCCGGAGCGCTTGCGGCGGCTCTCGTCACGGCAAGCGCGACCACTGTTTCGCTGGCGACAGTACTCGGCGAAGACGTGGTTCAAGGTATGTCGTGGGAACCGCCGTCGCCTTCCAACCGCGTGTGGGTGGTGCGCGGCTTCATCGGCGTCGTCGCCATGTGCGGTGCGGCGCTTTCGATTGCGGCCCCGACCGATCCGCTGCGGCTGGTGCTCTGGGCGCTCTCCATCACGGGGGCGAGCCTGTTTCCGGTGATGCTGCTATCGATCTGGTGGAAGAGGCTGACCGTCGGCGGGGCCATCGCCGGGGTCATTTCCGGGTTCGTCGCGGCGTCGCTGGCCATTCTCATGAGCGAGATGGGCACGCTCTCGACGCCGAGCCCTATCGCCGGCATCCTCGGTCTTCCGGTTTCGTTCGGCTTGGCCCTCATGACGAGCATGATGCGGCCCGAAGCCAACCGGCACGCGCTCGCGATTGTGCGGGATATGCGGGTTCCGGGGGGAGAGATTATTTACGATCGCGAGATGCAGCGGTTGCAGCTCAGGAAGCATGCTCGCACATAA
- a CDS encoding DUF4212 domain-containing protein, translated as MIERKERKPYWRHTKWQVLASAIPFIALVIILPLYAEQLNANRFLGFPLGYFLAAHGFFVVALITVASYVNRQNAIDHWHGAHEDM; from the coding sequence ATGATCGAACGCAAGGAACGCAAGCCTTATTGGCGGCACACCAAATGGCAAGTTCTGGCGAGCGCCATTCCGTTCATCGCTCTTGTTATCATTTTGCCACTTTATGCAGAGCAGCTGAACGCCAACAGGTTTCTCGGCTTTCCGTTAGGATATTTTCTCGCGGCCCACGGGTTCTTTGTGGTCGCGCTCATAACGGTTGCGAGCTACGTCAATCGCCAGAATGCCATCGATCATTGGCATGGCGCCCATGAAGACATGTGA
- the mscL gene encoding large-conductance mechanosensitive channel protein MscL → MGVLNEFKEFAMRGNVIDLAVGVIIGAAFAPIVSTLVDNIIMPPIGYLMAGVDFSSLAVKIPTPTDPVLIRYGIFLNALVKFLITAFAIFLLIKAISVIQKPKPAAAPAPTPTEIYLKEIRDLLEKRTP, encoded by the coding sequence ATGGGCGTACTAAACGAGTTCAAAGAATTCGCGATGCGAGGCAACGTTATCGACCTCGCCGTCGGCGTAATCATCGGCGCCGCATTTGCACCGATCGTTTCCACGCTCGTCGACAATATCATCATGCCGCCGATTGGTTATCTGATGGCCGGTGTCGACTTCTCAAGCTTGGCTGTTAAGATTCCGACGCCGACCGACCCCGTTCTGATCAGGTACGGCATATTTCTGAACGCGCTGGTCAAATTCCTCATCACGGCGTTCGCGATCTTCCTTCTCATCAAGGCCATTTCCGTCATCCAGAAGCCGAAGCCTGCCGCTGCTCCGGCGCCTACGCCGACTGAGATCTACCTCAAGGAAATTCGTGACCTTCTCGAAAAAAGAACGCCCTGA
- a CDS encoding glycosyltransferase family 25 protein gives MSVAVYYINRDCDHDRRNHIEAELARAGIQATRLSAVDGVRVPDWLVPYYRDSRLTPGEVGCSASHLSICARIRDEKLPCAVVLEDDAILPIGFLEIVRAALAVVPSDWDIIRMVRRPTRGCLVIDKIDATHNLIRYPYVPYGTAAIIVSASGAKKLLTQRSIVDAIDHEVRRPWSLDLNVYGIDPPPVTELSRELFPSTIVTRTRKRSNYRFTRTIFNVRKLGMIGYLRSLKF, from the coding sequence ATGTCGGTTGCCGTGTACTACATCAACCGTGACTGCGATCACGATCGGCGCAACCATATCGAAGCGGAATTAGCGAGGGCGGGCATTCAGGCGACGCGGCTGAGTGCCGTCGATGGCGTCAGAGTCCCTGACTGGCTCGTTCCATATTACCGAGACTCGCGCCTGACGCCCGGTGAGGTCGGGTGCTCGGCGAGCCATCTCTCGATTTGCGCCCGTATTCGCGATGAAAAGCTGCCTTGCGCCGTTGTCCTTGAGGACGACGCCATTCTCCCCATCGGTTTTCTCGAAATCGTCCGTGCGGCACTTGCCGTCGTGCCGAGCGACTGGGACATAATCCGCATGGTGCGCCGTCCTACTCGCGGTTGCCTCGTCATCGACAAGATTGATGCCACCCACAACCTGATCCGCTATCCTTACGTTCCGTATGGGACCGCTGCCATCATCGTCAGCGCGAGCGGCGCGAAGAAGCTCTTGACCCAACGGTCCATCGTCGACGCTATCGATCATGAAGTCCGCCGGCCTTGGAGCCTCGACCTCAACGTCTATGGCATAGACCCGCCACCTGTGACCGAGCTCAGCCGCGAGCTCTTTCCGTCGACGATCGTGACGCGGACCAGGAAGCGCTCAAATTACCGGTTTACGCGGACGATCTTCAACGTGCGCAAGCTTGGCATGATTGGCTATTTGCGCAGCCTCAAGTTTTGA
- a CDS encoding aldo/keto reductase family oxidoreductase, with translation MTDITAAGTYGLGDRTVNRMGYGAMQLAGPGVFGPPKDRGAALAVLREAVARGVNHIDTSDYYGPYVTNQIIAEALHPYPDDLVIVTKVGAVRGADASWIPALSPDDLTRAVHDNLRNLKVDKLDVVNLRVGGFDRPVESSLEPQMNALAELQRKGLVRHIGLSNVTSNQLRQARTFADIVCVQNLYNLARRDDDALIDELESLGIAYVPFFPLGGFTPLQSSALSAIAAELGATPMQTALAWLLRRGPHILLIPGTSSLAHLGENLAAAELKLSHEVFARLATQV, from the coding sequence GCCGGGTGTGTTCGGACCGCCGAAGGATCGGGGCGCCGCGCTCGCCGTGTTGAGGGAAGCCGTTGCGCGTGGCGTCAATCACATCGACACGAGCGATTACTATGGCCCGTATGTGACCAACCAGATCATCGCCGAGGCGCTGCACCCGTATCCTGATGACTTGGTGATCGTGACGAAGGTCGGGGCCGTGCGCGGGGCGGATGCCTCGTGGATTCCGGCCCTCTCTCCGGATGACCTCACACGCGCGGTGCACGACAACCTTCGCAACCTCAAGGTCGATAAGCTGGACGTGGTGAACCTGCGCGTCGGCGGCTTTGACCGGCCGGTCGAGAGTTCGCTCGAGCCGCAGATGAATGCGCTGGCCGAGCTTCAGCGCAAAGGACTGGTCCGGCACATCGGTCTCAGCAACGTGACGTCGAACCAGCTCAGGCAGGCGCGGACCTTTGCCGATATTGTTTGCGTTCAGAACCTCTACAACCTGGCGCGTCGTGATGACGACGCGCTGATCGACGAACTGGAAAGCCTTGGCATCGCCTACGTGCCGTTCTTTCCGCTCGGTGGCTTCACGCCTTTGCAGTCGTCGGCGCTTTCCGCGATCGCGGCGGAACTCGGCGCTACGCCGATGCAGACGGCTCTCGCGTGGCTGTTGCGTCGCGGGCCGCACATTCTGCTGATCCCCGGCACGTCGTCGCTCGCGCATCTCGGTGAGAACTTGGCTGCGGCCGAACTCAAATTATCGCATGAGGTGTTCGCGCGGCTTGCCACACAGGTGTGA